The following coding sequences lie in one Euhalothece natronophila Z-M001 genomic window:
- the miaB gene encoding tRNA (N6-isopentenyl adenosine(37)-C2)-methylthiotransferase MiaB, with product MTATTPRRYHITTFGCQMNKADSERMAGILDAMGYIPEDDPNLANLIVYNTCTIRDNAEQKVYSYLGRQAKRKQQSADLTLVVAGCVAQQEGEKLLRRVPELDLVMGPQHANRLGELLEQVEDGNQVVATEPIYIMEDITRPRRDSSISAWVNVIYGCNERCSYCVVPNVRGVEQSRTPEAIRNEMEILGEQGYKEVTLLGQNIDAYGRDLPGSTPEGRHKHTLTDLLYYVHDVPGIERIRFATSHPRYFTERLIRACAELPKVCEHFHIPFQSGDNEILKAMSRGYTHQKYRRIIDKIRHYIPDAAISADAIVGFPGETEEQFQNTLQLVEDIEFDQLNTAAYSPRPGTPSAKWENQLTDEVKSDRLQRLNHLVSTKAAARSRRYLNRTEEVLVEGQNPKDSSQVMGRTRTNRLTFFAGDIEALKGQQVPVKITDVRAFSLTGEMMVPMPVT from the coding sequence ATGACTGCAACAACTCCTCGCCGTTATCACATTACAACCTTTGGCTGCCAAATGAATAAGGCGGATTCAGAACGCATGGCAGGTATTTTAGATGCAATGGGGTATATTCCTGAAGATGACCCTAATTTAGCTAATTTAATTGTTTATAATACTTGCACCATTCGCGATAATGCCGAGCAAAAGGTTTATTCTTATTTAGGACGACAGGCAAAACGGAAACAACAGTCTGCTGATTTAACTCTAGTTGTGGCTGGTTGCGTGGCGCAACAAGAAGGGGAAAAGTTACTACGGCGTGTTCCTGAGTTGGATTTGGTTATGGGGCCCCAACATGCCAATCGCTTGGGAGAACTTTTAGAACAGGTGGAAGATGGGAATCAGGTAGTTGCCACAGAACCCATCTATATTATGGAAGATATTACCCGGCCCCGACGAGATAGCAGTATTAGTGCTTGGGTTAATGTTATCTATGGCTGTAATGAACGCTGTAGCTATTGTGTTGTGCCTAATGTGCGCGGTGTGGAACAGTCTCGGACTCCTGAAGCAATTCGGAATGAAATGGAAATTTTAGGGGAACAGGGTTATAAGGAGGTAACGCTGTTAGGGCAAAATATTGATGCCTATGGGCGTGATTTACCGGGTTCTACCCCAGAGGGACGACATAAGCATACGTTGACCGATTTACTCTATTATGTCCATGATGTGCCAGGAATTGAGCGCATTCGTTTTGCTACCAGTCACCCTCGCTACTTTACAGAGCGACTGATTCGCGCTTGTGCAGAGTTGCCAAAAGTGTGTGAGCATTTTCATATTCCCTTTCAATCTGGGGATAATGAAATACTCAAAGCAATGTCTCGCGGTTATACTCACCAGAAGTATCGGCGGATCATTGATAAAATACGTCACTATATTCCTGATGCGGCAATTAGTGCTGATGCCATTGTGGGATTTCCGGGGGAAACAGAAGAACAGTTCCAGAATACATTACAGTTAGTGGAAGATATTGAGTTTGATCAGTTGAATACGGCGGCTTATTCCCCTCGCCCTGGCACTCCCTCGGCAAAATGGGAAAATCAACTCACTGATGAGGTGAAAAGTGATCGCCTGCAACGACTGAATCATTTAGTTTCCACGAAGGCGGCTGCGCGATCGCGCCGTTATCTCAATCGTACCGAAGAAGTTTTAGTAGAGGGACAAAACCCGAAAGATAGTTCCCAAGTGATGGGGCGTACTCGAACCAACCGCTTAACCTTCTTTGCTGGCGATATCGAAGCATTAAAAGGACAACAAGTTCCTGTAAAGATTACCGATGTGAGAGCCTTTAGTCTGACAGGAGAAATGATGGTTCCTATGCCTGTAACATAG
- a CDS encoding alpha/beta fold hydrolase, with protein MENWWQTTFPEGQKMLPVQSPGGTTHYLAYGEIGTGKPIIFLHGIGSWSYSWRRLIPILAENYRVIAFDLTGHGFSDKPEQWKITQLQQELPQVIEALCDEPATVIAQSLGGLVSVSAAIDYSQYFDRLVLINAAIFPQELPSAGMRWLAGVPLHLVRGIDQSRLVKPLAPVVREVVRYARRDVVTAPEMVTYEDVYALTYPFVEKSGTIAHFTQTLQQAAREIQYLEKQQPNLISYVHDNLENILCPTLILWGDSDRWFPPRHGEKLHQSLPNSRLEFLENCGHDATACASEQIKTKVIQFLQEEAMLQA; from the coding sequence ATGGAAAATTGGTGGCAAACGACATTTCCTGAAGGGCAAAAAATGTTGCCAGTTCAAAGTCCAGGCGGTACTACTCATTACTTAGCTTATGGAGAAATTGGGACGGGAAAGCCAATTATTTTTTTACATGGGATTGGGAGTTGGAGTTATAGTTGGCGACGACTGATCCCGATTTTAGCGGAGAATTATCGGGTTATTGCATTTGATTTAACCGGACATGGTTTTTCGGATAAACCTGAACAATGGAAAATTACTCAGTTACAGCAGGAGTTACCCCAAGTTATTGAAGCCTTATGTGATGAACCAGCAACCGTGATTGCACAATCATTAGGAGGTCTGGTATCTGTATCAGCGGCAATTGATTATTCTCAATATTTTGATCGTTTAGTCCTGATCAATGCAGCAATTTTCCCTCAGGAATTACCGAGTGCGGGAATGCGCTGGTTAGCAGGAGTTCCTTTGCATTTGGTAAGAGGAATTGATCAATCGCGTTTAGTGAAGCCTTTAGCGCCAGTGGTGCGAGAGGTGGTTCGGTATGCCCGTCGGGATGTGGTGACAGCACCAGAGATGGTCACCTATGAGGATGTTTATGCGTTAACTTACCCCTTTGTAGAGAAAAGTGGCACGATCGCGCATTTTACCCAAACTCTACAACAGGCAGCCCGAGAAATTCAGTATCTAGAAAAACAACAGCCCAATTTAATCAGCTATGTTCACGATAATTTAGAAAATATACTCTGTCCTACTTTAATTCTGTGGGGAGACAGCGATCGCTGGTTTCCTCCCCGTCACGGCGAAAAACTGCACCAATCTCTCCCTAATTCCCGTTTAGAGTTTCTAGAGAACTGTGGGCATGATGCAACCGCTTGTGCTTCCGAACAAATCAAGACCAAAGTGATTCAGTTTCTCCAAGAAGAAGCTATGTTACAGGCATAG
- a CDS encoding sucrose-phosphate phosphatase, with protein MMKEKLFISDLDNTLIGDDLSLEKLNKKLEKSRENHGTKIVYATGRSLFLYQQLTQQKPLLPPDALIAAVGTEIYLNPETEIMDQDWENYLSQNWHPKKILEITMQFPELTLQPEFEQGQFKISFNLSSQALQNIINPLEKALTEANLNVKLIYSGGKDLDIIPKEADKGLAVQFLQKKWQMSDKNTIVCGDSGNDIALFDTGHPQGILVGNAQSELKQWYQNNATEYRYLAHQEYAAGIIEGLEYFKLIE; from the coding sequence ATGATGAAAGAAAAATTATTTATTAGTGACCTTGATAATACTTTAATTGGTGATGATTTAAGCTTAGAAAAATTAAACAAAAAACTAGAAAAAAGCCGAGAAAACCATGGAACAAAAATTGTTTATGCCACAGGCCGATCGCTGTTTTTATATCAACAGTTAACTCAACAAAAACCACTACTTCCACCAGATGCTCTAATTGCTGCAGTGGGAACAGAAATTTATCTTAATCCAGAAACAGAAATAATGGATCAAGACTGGGAAAATTATCTTTCTCAAAACTGGCATCCTAAGAAAATTCTAGAAATTACCATGCAGTTTCCTGAATTAACTCTCCAACCAGAGTTTGAACAAGGGCAATTCAAAATTAGTTTCAATCTTTCTTCACAAGCATTACAAAATATTATTAATCCTCTTGAAAAAGCGTTAACTGAAGCTAACTTAAATGTTAAACTTATTTATAGCGGAGGTAAAGATTTAGATATTATCCCCAAAGAAGCCGATAAAGGGTTAGCTGTCCAGTTTTTACAAAAAAAATGGCAAATGAGTGATAAAAACACGATTGTTTGTGGCGATTCAGGAAATGATATTGCCCTTTTTGATACGGGACATCCTCAAGGAATTTTAGTTGGCAATGCTCAAAGTGAACTCAAACAATGGTATCAAAACAATGCAACCGAATATCGTTACTTAGCGCATCAAGAATATGCAGCAGGAATTATAGAAGGCTTAGAATACTTTAAATTGATTGAATAA
- a CDS encoding ABC transporter ATP-binding protein, whose protein sequence is MNEPLIELKGISKKFGDTVILDEVDLTIYDGEALVIIGPSGTGKSTILRIIAGLLAPDSGEIYIKGEKREGLIEDHKDSIHIGMVFQQAALFDSLTVNENVGFFLYQNTDLPRQKIRKLVEEKLEMVGLPGTGDLSPAQLSGGMKKRVSFARAIMSDPDNPDTSPATILYDEPTAGLDPIASTVIEDLVRRLQGQNTGCGTYVMVSHQDSTIRRTADRVIFLYGGKVQWEGNVNEIDTTDHAMVRQFFSASVKGPIRVIGGQ, encoded by the coding sequence ATGAACGAACCCTTAATTGAACTCAAAGGAATTTCTAAAAAATTTGGTGACACTGTAATTCTTGATGAAGTTGACCTCACCATTTATGATGGCGAAGCCCTAGTGATTATTGGGCCCTCAGGAACAGGGAAATCAACTATATTGAGAATTATTGCAGGATTACTTGCCCCTGATAGTGGAGAGATTTATATTAAAGGAGAGAAAAGAGAAGGCTTAATTGAAGACCATAAAGATAGCATTCATATTGGGATGGTCTTCCAACAAGCAGCCTTATTTGACTCTTTAACCGTTAATGAAAATGTTGGTTTTTTTCTTTATCAAAATACTGATTTACCGCGCCAAAAAATTCGGAAATTAGTAGAAGAAAAACTAGAAATGGTTGGTTTACCTGGAACTGGCGATCTTTCGCCAGCACAACTTTCTGGAGGGATGAAAAAACGAGTTAGCTTTGCTAGGGCAATTATGTCTGATCCTGATAACCCTGACACTTCACCTGCCACTATTCTATATGACGAGCCGACCGCAGGCTTAGACCCTATTGCTTCTACCGTTATTGAAGACTTAGTACGTCGATTACAAGGTCAAAACACAGGATGTGGCACGTATGTTATGGTAAGTCACCAAGATAGTACCATTCGTCGGACTGCCGACCGAGTTATTTTTCTTTATGGAGGTAAAGTGCAATGGGAAGGCAATGTAAATGAAATTGATACCACCGATCATGCTATGGTTCGACAATTTTTTAGTGCCAGTGTTAAGGGCCCAATTCGGGTAATTGGTGGTCAATAA
- a CDS encoding MlaD family protein produces the protein MRSRTVREGSVGLLILVGFLLFGGVFMWLRDFRLGQDSYKITATFTNANRVIAGSPVRYRGVRVGEVERTEPHANGVNIVIRINRVDLSLPRQGLTIEANQSGLVGETSIDIFPQTELASEQAEVSPISEDCDSTIVVCENDTVQGEVGASLDVLIRNTSQAAELISDPELFENIKELTASSTEAAESIAEVSRDISDISGTVTRQLEILTATTEETGEELALTATETQELIRNLNRIVVTNEENIETTLSEIGQTSQELNRVMQTLGPTLETLNTSIEQTDTEKLITNLETLTTNAAETSENLKNASEVLSSSENLMLMQQTLDSARATFENTQKITSDLDELTGDPEFRRNLERLIEGLSDLLSSTQELEQQLIAAERQKQLEETDNELERTINFSNIGENPTTTSRRD, from the coding sequence ATGCGATCGCGTACAGTTCGAGAAGGCTCAGTTGGCTTGCTAATTTTAGTAGGATTCCTCTTATTTGGCGGGGTTTTTATGTGGCTCAGAGATTTTAGATTAGGGCAAGATAGTTATAAAATTACTGCTACTTTTACCAATGCAAATCGAGTCATCGCAGGATCACCAGTGCGCTATCGCGGGGTAAGAGTTGGAGAAGTAGAGAGAACTGAACCCCACGCTAACGGTGTTAATATTGTCATTCGGATTAATCGGGTTGATTTAAGTCTTCCTCGACAAGGGTTAACCATTGAAGCTAATCAATCAGGGTTAGTGGGAGAAACCTCCATTGATATTTTTCCCCAAACCGAACTTGCTTCAGAACAGGCTGAAGTAAGCCCAATTAGTGAAGATTGTGATTCCACTATTGTTGTGTGTGAAAATGACACAGTACAGGGAGAAGTTGGAGCGAGTTTAGATGTTTTAATTCGTAATACTTCCCAAGCCGCAGAATTAATTAGTGATCCCGAATTATTTGAAAATATAAAAGAACTCACCGCTAGCAGTACTGAAGCAGCAGAAAGCATTGCCGAAGTGAGTCGAGATATATCAGATATCTCAGGAACAGTCACCCGACAATTAGAAATTTTAACTGCTACTACAGAAGAAACTGGGGAAGAATTAGCCCTCACTGCAACAGAAACCCAAGAGTTAATTCGGAACTTAAATCGGATCGTAGTTACCAATGAGGAAAATATTGAAACAACCCTTTCTGAAATTGGTCAAACTAGTCAAGAATTAAATCGGGTGATGCAAACTCTCGGCCCTACCCTAGAAACCTTAAATACAAGCATTGAACAAACGGATACTGAAAAGTTAATCACGAACTTAGAAACCTTAACAACCAATGCCGCAGAAACGTCAGAAAATCTTAAAAATGCTTCTGAAGTCTTGAGTAGTTCCGAAAATTTAATGCTAATGCAACAAACCCTTGACTCAGCAAGAGCAACCTTTGAAAATACACAAAAAATTACGTCTGATCTCGATGAATTAACTGGAGACCCTGAATTTAGACGTAATTTAGAACGACTCATTGAAGGCTTAAGTGATCTCCTTTCCTCTACTCAGGAATTAGAGCAACAGTTAATTGCTGCTGAGAGACAAAAACAACTGGAAGAAACAGATAATGAACTTGAACGTACCATCAATTTTAGCAATATAGGCGAGAATCCGACGACCACATCCCGAAGAGATTAG
- a CDS encoding heme o synthase, protein MTGTSLSHRNETFLQVIQSYYQLTKPRIIPLLLITTAAGMWLAGDGEVDPLNLFITLLGGTLAAASAQTLNCIYDKDIDYEMQRTRKRPIPSGRVQPQHALLFAMVLAGLSFGLMAWFVNVLSALLALSGIFVYMLVYTHWLKRHSTQNIVIGGAAGAIPALVGWAAVTNELSWAAWFLFAIVFFWTPPHFWALAMMICDDYAEVNVPMLPVVKGVKETAEQVFAYTVFVVPLTFGLIYPLGESGWIYGIFATVLGFVFIKKAWVLRQSPEDKLKARSLFKYSILYMMLLCTGMVIDSLPLTRHTVAFITDTLSHLTATLIG, encoded by the coding sequence ATGACTGGGACTAGTCTTTCTCATCGCAACGAAACCTTTTTACAAGTTATTCAAAGTTATTATCAACTGACGAAACCACGCATTATTCCCTTATTACTAATTACCACGGCAGCTGGAATGTGGCTTGCCGGAGATGGAGAAGTGGATCCGCTTAATCTGTTTATTACCCTCCTTGGGGGAACTTTAGCGGCGGCTTCAGCGCAAACTTTGAACTGCATCTACGATAAGGATATTGATTATGAGATGCAACGGACGCGGAAACGTCCTATTCCTTCAGGAAGAGTGCAGCCACAACACGCTTTACTGTTTGCTATGGTTTTAGCTGGGCTGTCTTTTGGTTTGATGGCCTGGTTCGTGAATGTTTTAAGTGCATTACTAGCACTGTCTGGTATTTTTGTTTATATGCTGGTTTATACCCATTGGCTGAAGCGTCATAGTACCCAGAATATTGTTATTGGTGGCGCTGCTGGGGCAATTCCTGCTTTAGTGGGTTGGGCCGCGGTGACTAATGAGTTAAGTTGGGCGGCTTGGTTTTTATTTGCGATTGTCTTTTTCTGGACTCCGCCTCATTTTTGGGCTTTGGCGATGATGATCTGTGATGATTATGCAGAAGTCAATGTTCCGATGTTGCCAGTGGTGAAAGGGGTGAAAGAAACAGCAGAACAGGTATTTGCTTATACAGTATTTGTTGTTCCCTTAACCTTTGGTCTAATTTATCCTCTTGGTGAGTCGGGATGGATTTATGGCATATTTGCAACGGTTTTAGGCTTTGTTTTTATTAAGAAGGCTTGGGTGTTGCGACAATCTCCTGAGGATAAACTAAAAGCGCGATCGCTGTTTAAGTATTCCATTCTCTATATGATGCTGTTATGTACGGGAATGGTCATTGATAGTTTACCCTTGACTCGCCATACGGTGGCATTTATTACCGATACTCTCTCTCATCTCACTGCAACATTAATCGGTTAA
- a CDS encoding COX15/CtaA family protein, producing the protein MTESVIQQKITQSKNQLTAQQQVRRLIWKISIATFILMAIGSATRVMDAGLACPDWPLCYGQIVPSQQMNLQVFLEWFHRLDAALIGLSTLFLAGFSIWYRQSLPRWLPWASVLAVILVSLQGLLGGLTVTELLRFDIVTAHLGTALLFFGLLVGMGTALLPYQGTTTAKKLPWLGGIAVALVYGQSLLGGLIASRWAVHQCYTGSQLCSVMNSHLLGVLPASLATLAVVIFSWRTPALHPALRKISNASGVLLILQILVGTATFHFHLQVEPLTVTHQAVGAALFGGLVAYTVLAVRDAMTSSQSV; encoded by the coding sequence ATGACAGAATCAGTTATTCAGCAAAAAATTACCCAATCTAAGAATCAATTAACCGCGCAACAGCAAGTGCGACGCCTAATTTGGAAAATTTCCATTGCGACATTTATTTTGATGGCGATTGGTAGTGCGACAAGGGTAATGGATGCAGGGTTAGCTTGTCCCGATTGGCCCCTGTGTTATGGTCAAATCGTTCCCTCGCAACAGATGAACTTGCAAGTATTTTTGGAGTGGTTTCACCGTCTTGATGCTGCCCTAATTGGCTTGAGTACCCTCTTTTTAGCGGGATTCTCAATTTGGTATCGTCAATCATTACCCCGTTGGCTACCTTGGGCTTCGGTCTTAGCTGTGATTTTAGTTAGTTTGCAAGGACTCCTCGGCGGACTCACAGTCACTGAGTTGTTACGATTTGATATTGTTACTGCCCATTTAGGAACAGCCCTCTTATTCTTTGGGTTATTAGTGGGCATGGGAACGGCTTTATTGCCCTATCAGGGGACAACTACTGCCAAAAAACTCCCTTGGCTAGGAGGAATTGCTGTGGCATTAGTTTATGGGCAAAGTCTTCTCGGTGGACTCATTGCCTCTCGCTGGGCAGTGCATCAATGTTATACAGGTTCCCAATTATGTTCTGTAATGAATAGTCATTTATTGGGGGTATTACCGGCGAGTCTAGCAACTCTAGCTGTGGTCATTTTCTCTTGGCGAACCCCAGCGTTGCATCCTGCTTTACGGAAAATTTCTAATGCTTCAGGAGTCTTACTCATTTTGCAAATTTTAGTCGGCACTGCAACTTTTCACTTTCATCTGCAAGTTGAACCCCTTACGGTTACACATCAAGCTGTTGGTGCTGCCTTGTTTGGTGGCTTAGTGGCTTACACAGTTCTAGCCGTGCGAGATGCAATGACTTCTTCTCAATCAGTATAA
- a CDS encoding cytochrome c oxidase subunit II yields the protein MTTTNKITIISLTIFIAILSLWYGQDNGLLPVAASPEAEAVDGIFKLMMTIATGLFLLVEGVLIYSVIRFRRKAGDDSDGPPIEGNVSLEILWTAIPTVIVLILSVYSFDVYNSMGGLNPEASRDPGPQKVAQENQSANGWEGLLASASNYLALGLGDSPNNQVKNVEPLSVDVNAIQYAFLFTYPDSGIVTGELHVPVGKPVKLNISAGDVIHAFWVPQLRIKQDAIPGRETKLSFNPEKIGEYPIICAELCGPYHGAMKTQLIVESEEDYQGWLESQQVAQSKPLEETIARSDQSPLLTPYAEKIGVNDKTLDTLDAQIH from the coding sequence GTGACTACCACAAACAAAATTACAATTATTTCCCTGACAATTTTCATTGCTATCCTTAGCCTTTGGTACGGTCAGGATAATGGCTTATTGCCCGTTGCTGCCTCTCCCGAAGCAGAAGCAGTAGATGGCATTTTTAAACTGATGATGACCATTGCCACCGGCTTATTTCTACTGGTGGAAGGAGTTTTAATCTATTCGGTAATTCGCTTTCGACGAAAAGCTGGGGATGACAGTGATGGCCCCCCGATTGAAGGAAATGTTTCCCTAGAAATTCTCTGGACGGCAATTCCTACGGTAATTGTTTTGATTCTCTCGGTTTATAGCTTTGATGTCTATAACTCAATGGGAGGATTAAACCCAGAAGCCTCTAGAGATCCTGGCCCCCAAAAAGTGGCTCAAGAGAACCAGTCTGCTAACGGCTGGGAAGGCTTACTGGCTTCAGCGTCTAATTATCTGGCTCTGGGTTTAGGAGATTCCCCCAATAATCAGGTTAAGAACGTCGAGCCTTTATCAGTGGATGTGAATGCCATTCAATATGCCTTCTTGTTTACCTATCCTGACAGTGGCATTGTTACTGGGGAACTGCACGTTCCTGTGGGTAAGCCAGTGAAATTAAATATTAGCGCTGGCGATGTCATTCATGCGTTTTGGGTACCGCAACTGCGTATAAAGCAAGATGCAATTCCAGGACGCGAAACTAAGTTGAGTTTTAACCCAGAGAAAATTGGAGAATATCCGATTATTTGCGCTGAATTATGTGGTCCCTATCATGGGGCGATGAAAACCCAGTTAATTGTTGAAAGTGAAGAAGATTATCAAGGGTGGTTAGAAAGCCAACAAGTGGCGCAAAGTAAACCTTTAGAGGAAACGATCGCGCGTAGTGATCAATCCCCTTTACTCACTCCCTATGCGGAAAAAATTGGGGTTAATGACAAAACTTTAGACACATTAGACGCACAGATTCACTAA
- the ctaD gene encoding cytochrome c oxidase subunit I produces the protein MANPATTGHIEETRKLKDYFTFNTDHKVIGIQYLVTSFIFYLIGGGLAAMVRTELATPQSDFVDPETYNQLFTVHGTVMIFLWIVPAGAGLANYLIPLMIGAKDMAFPKLNAVAFWMIPPGGLLLMASFFVGAPQAGWTSYPPLSLMTGKAGEELWILSILVLGTSSILGAINFVATILKMRIPDMGLFEMPLFCWSMLATGAMVLVSTPVLAAALILLSFDLIAGTAFFNPTGGGDPIVYQHMFWFYSHPAVYIMILPFFGVISEVLPVHARKPIFGYRAIAFSSLAISFLGLIVWAHHMFSSGTPGWLRMFFMATTMIIAVPTGIKVFGWCATIWGGKLRLNSAMLFGIGFVSAFLIGGLSGVMLASVPFDIHVHDTYFIVAHLHYVLFGGSVLGLFSAIYHWFPKMTGKHLNETWGKIHFWLTYIGLNITFLPMHQLGLQGMNRRIAVYDAEFQTLNVVCTIGSYILAVSTFPFLINLVWSVFKGEKAGANPWKALTLEWQTTSPPIIENFEEEPVLWSGPYDYGIDVTEDDQSVDELLSEVKADMSS, from the coding sequence ATGGCAAATCCAGCAACAACGGGACATATTGAAGAAACCCGAAAACTCAAAGATTACTTTACATTTAATACTGATCATAAAGTCATTGGGATTCAGTATTTAGTGACCTCTTTTATCTTTTATCTCATTGGCGGGGGTTTGGCGGCGATGGTTCGCACGGAGTTAGCTACCCCCCAATCTGATTTTGTTGATCCAGAAACCTATAATCAGCTGTTTACTGTCCATGGAACGGTAATGATCTTTCTCTGGATTGTTCCGGCGGGTGCAGGGTTAGCCAACTATCTGATTCCCCTAATGATTGGGGCAAAAGATATGGCTTTTCCTAAGTTGAATGCCGTGGCATTTTGGATGATTCCTCCGGGTGGCTTGCTATTAATGGCAAGTTTCTTTGTGGGCGCACCGCAAGCAGGTTGGACTTCTTACCCCCCACTTAGTTTAATGACTGGGAAAGCTGGTGAGGAACTATGGATTCTCAGTATTTTAGTGCTGGGGACTTCCTCAATTTTAGGGGCGATCAACTTTGTTGCCACGATTCTCAAAATGCGGATACCAGACATGGGCTTATTTGAAATGCCTCTGTTTTGCTGGTCAATGTTGGCAACAGGCGCAATGGTGTTGGTTAGTACCCCCGTACTAGCAGCAGCGCTAATTCTCTTATCCTTTGATTTAATTGCGGGCACTGCTTTCTTTAATCCCACAGGAGGGGGTGATCCCATTGTTTACCAACATATGTTCTGGTTTTACTCCCATCCTGCGGTTTATATTATGATTTTGCCCTTTTTTGGGGTAATTTCGGAAGTGTTGCCTGTTCATGCCCGTAAACCAATTTTTGGCTATCGCGCGATCGCGTTTTCCAGTCTTGCCATTAGTTTCCTCGGCTTAATTGTCTGGGCACACCATATGTTTAGTAGTGGGACTCCAGGCTGGTTACGCATGTTTTTCATGGCAACCACAATGATTATTGCGGTTCCCACAGGCATTAAAGTATTTGGCTGGTGTGCCACGATTTGGGGAGGCAAACTCCGTCTCAACAGTGCCATGTTATTCGGCATCGGCTTTGTGTCTGCATTCCTCATTGGCGGCTTAAGTGGGGTGATGCTTGCTTCTGTTCCCTTTGACATTCACGTTCACGACACTTATTTCATTGTTGCCCACCTGCATTATGTTCTCTTTGGTGGTAGTGTTTTAGGACTCTTTTCAGCCATTTATCACTGGTTCCCGAAAATGACTGGGAAACACCTGAATGAGACTTGGGGGAAAATCCATTTTTGGTTAACCTATATTGGGTTAAATATTACGTTTCTCCCCATGCACCAGTTAGGATTACAGGGCATGAATCGTCGCATTGCGGTTTATGATGCAGAATTTCAAACCCTCAATGTAGTCTGTACGATTGGATCATATATTTTGGCAGTTTCCACCTTTCCCTTTTTAATTAATCTGGTTTGGTCTGTCTTTAAGGGGGAAAAAGCTGGGGCAAATCCTTGGAAAGCCTTAACGTTAGAATGGCAAACCACCTCACCGCCAATCATTGAAAACTTTGAGGAAGAACCCGTGTTATGGTCAGGCCCCTATGATTATGGCATTGATGTTACTGAAGATGACCAGTCGGTGGATGAGTTGCTATCAGAAGTGAAAGCTGACATGAGTTCGTAA
- a CDS encoding cytochrome c oxidase subunit 3 — protein sequence MQSSTVNQSQAITYGEETSHEEHPDLRMFGVVLFLVAESMIFLGLFSAYLIYYSVVPEWPPEGTPELELLLPGINSIILISSSFVMHRGQSAIKKNDVSGLRFWFGLTALMGAIFLGGQIYEYANLEFGLTTNLFTSCFYVLTGFHGLHVTVGLFLILFVLLRSRRENHYTSEEHFGVEASELYWHFVDVVWVILFGLVYLL from the coding sequence ATGCAAAGTTCAACCGTCAATCAATCACAAGCCATTACTTATGGGGAGGAAACATCCCATGAAGAACATCCTGATCTACGGATGTTTGGGGTAGTTTTGTTTCTAGTGGCTGAGAGTATGATTTTCTTGGGGTTATTCTCGGCTTATCTGATTTACTATTCTGTTGTCCCAGAATGGCCCCCTGAAGGAACACCTGAATTAGAATTATTACTCCCTGGAATCAACTCCATTATTCTGATTTCCAGTAGTTTTGTCATGCACCGTGGACAAAGTGCCATTAAGAAAAATGATGTATCAGGATTACGGTTTTGGTTTGGCTTAACCGCCCTGATGGGAGCAATTTTTCTCGGGGGACAAATTTATGAGTATGCCAACTTGGAATTTGGTTTAACTACTAATTTATTCACCAGTTGCTTTTATGTTCTCACTGGCTTTCATGGGTTGCACGTAACAGTGGGATTATTCCTGATTTTATTTGTACTGCTGCGATCGCGCCGTGAAAATCACTATACCAGCGAAGAACATTTTGGCGTAGAAGCCTCAGAACTTTATTGGCATTTTGTTGATGTGGTTTGGGTGATTCTGTTTGGTTTAGTTTATTTGTTGTAA
- a CDS encoding type II toxin-antitoxin system VapC family toxin yields MLETLVLPLRTGNQDLLQAYEHLLLSSLQLISISQEILRNAAQLRANYNLKTPDAIHVATALKENCTLLLTNDVQFRRVTGLSVTILQDVLFD; encoded by the coding sequence ATATTAGAAACATTAGTTTTACCATTACGAACTGGAAACCAAGATTTATTACAAGCCTACGAGCATCTTCTGTTATCATCCTTACAGTTAATCTCAATTAGCCAAGAAATTCTACGAAACGCAGCGCAATTACGGGCGAATTATAATCTTAAAACCCCTGATGCAATTCATGTGGCGACGGCTCTAAAAGAAAATTGTACTCTGTTATTAACGAATGATGTCCAGTTTCGTCGTGTCACTGGCTTATCAGTTACCATTCTTCAGGATGTTTTGTTTGATTAA